Below is a genomic region from Luoshenia tenuis.
TGGCGGTGACCAGCGTGGAGGCGGGGGTAGGTAAATCGACCATTGCGCTGAGTTTGGCCATCGCCATGGCGGAGACCGGGAAGACGACGCTGATCATCGACAACGATTTTCGCAACCCGCAGATCGCCAACCGATTGATGGTCAGGGGCGTATATTCCCTGACGGAGCTGTTCTCCGGCAAGGTAGACCCGCGGGAGGCTTGCGTGCCCACCAAGGTAAACAACCTTTTCATGCTGGACCTGGGCAGCCGGCGGCTGAATAACCCCATCGAGGTGCTTTCCTCAGGACGGTATAAGGCGCTGTTGGCAAAAGTCAAGCAGGATTTTGACTTTGTGGTGATCGATACCCCGCCGCTGGGGCTGTTTATCGACGCGGCCATCGCCTCTACACAGGTGGACGGGGTACTGATGGTGATCAGTAGCGGAAAATCCACCGCCGCCGAGGTAAAAGAAAGCCTGGCGCAGCTGGAAAAGGCCAATGCGCATGTGATCGGCTGCGTGCTGAATAACCTTAAACACAAGCCGGCGGACTATTATGGCTATTACTATGACAAGCGGGGCGACAAAAAGAGAAAGAAGATCCGCCGCAAGCAGTAAGGCGGCTTTGAAACGGGAGAGAAGATGCTGGATTTGCACTGCCATATCATTCCGGGCGTGGACGATGGCGCGCGGGACCTGGACGAGGCACGGGCCATGCTGGATTGCGCCAATGCGCTGGGGGTAACCCATATCGTGGCGACGCCCCACGTGAAGCGGGCGGACGCGGACTTTGAGGCCGTGGCCGCGGGGATGGAAAAGATCAGGCCCTATGCGCGGGAGCTGGGCATCACCCTTTTGCAAGGGTATGAGTTTAACATCCGGGCCCTGGAACAGGGGGATTTCGGCCTGGCCAGGCGCTGCTGCATTGAGGGGAGCGAGGTTTTGCTGACGGAATTCCCCTTTGACGACTGGCCGGCCAACTGGGAGGACATCGTCTATGCGCTGCAGGCCCAGGGGCTGACCCTGGTCATCGCCCATCCGGAGCGCTACCTGCCCCTGCAGCGAAGGGGCGATATGCTGCAAAGATTGATCGATATGAACTGCCTTTTTCAGGTCAACGCCAGCGCCTTCAAAAAGAGATTTGGGCCCAAGCGCGAGATACTGCGCAGGCTGCGCGGCGTGGACAAGCTGCACTTTATCGCTTCGGACGCCCACAGCCCGGAGGATTATGCGCTGCTGGAAAAGGCGTATTACCTTGTTGGAAAAGGGAAGGTCACGCCGCAGTTTCTGGAATGGGAACGGTTAGAAACGCTATGGCGCTGAATCGTTGATGATAAGGGATAAATAAATGGAGAGATTGCAAGTGAGGGATATGAAAAAAACGGCGCCACAAAGGCGGGCGGCTACAAAAAAGCTATTGCTGGTGTTAGGGGATATGCTGCTGGTATTGGCTGCCCTGGGGATTGCCCTGGTGCTGCACTTTGACGGGCGCATCCCTCCGGCGCAGCTGGAGCTTTGGCTGGCGTATGTGCTGACGAACCTGTTTGCCTATCTGGCGATGCTGCTCTCCATGCGCATGTATAACATCATGTGGCAGCTGGCGGGCTCAAAGGAGCTGCTGAAAATGGTTTGCTTTATGGGCGCAGGCGGGCTTTTGACCCTTGCGATGAACGTGATCTTTGCGGCAGGGCTATCCAATTCTGTACTGATCCTCACCTGTATGTGCGCGGTCGCGCTGATCGGCTGCATGCGTCTGATCCTGCGCGTTCTATACAAATTGCGCCGCCAAGGACGCAGTGAAGCTGCAAGAGGCGCAAATGCAGATGAAGAATCCAGACAGGCGCACCCCGTACTGATCGTGGGCGCGGGAGAGGCGGGGCGGTACTGCATCAGCATGTTCCACGAGGGCAGCCTGCTCAAAGGCATGCCGGTGGCCTGCGTGGATGACGACCCCGCCAAGTGGGGCATGCGCCTGCAGGGCGTACCGGTGCGGGGAAAGCTCAATGAGATTCCCCAGATCGTAGCGCGCTACCACATCCGTGAGATCATTATCGCCATCCCCTCACTGGATAAGGCGCGGATGCAGCAGATCGTCACCCTGTGCAGCGATACCCGATGTCAGGTGCGCATTTTGTACCTGGCGCAGGACCTGGACGCCCGCAGCCAGCGGGCCACGCCCCGGCTGCGCAACATCGATATTGCGGACTTTTTGGCCCGCAAAGAGGTGGATATCGACGTTGAACCCATCAGCGATTACCTGAAGGATCAAACCATCCTGGTCACGGGCGGGGGCGGCTCCATCGGCTCGGAGCTGTGCCGGCAGATCATGCGCTTTGCGCCCAAGCTGCTGCTGATCTTCGATATATACGAGAACCACGCCTATGAGCTGGAATGCGAACTGCGCCAGAAATATGGGGAAGACTGCCGTACCGTCGTGCTGGTAGGCTCGGTGCGGGACCGGAAGCGGCTGGACGAGGTGATGGCCCGGTACCGCCCGCAGGTGGTGTTCCACGCGGCGGCCCACAAACACGTGCCGCTGATGGAGATCAGCCCAGCGGAGGCGGTGAAGAACAACGTCGCGGGCACCAAAAACCTGATCGAATCGGCGGACGCTCACGGGGTCAAGCGCTTTGTGTTGCTCTCCAGCGACAAGGCGGTAAAGCCGGCCAACGTGATGGGCGCCACCAAGCGGATCTGCGAGATGATCGTACAGACCTATGCGCTACGGACGCAGATGAAGTGCATGGTGGTGCGCTTTGGCAACGTACTGGGCTCGCGGGGCAGCGTGATCCCGCTGTTTGAAGAGCAGATCGCTTCCGGCGGGCCGGTGACCATTACAGACCCCGAGATCACCCGGTATTTTATGACCATCCCCGAGGCGGCCCAACTGGTGCTGCAGGCGGGCGGCATTGCCGAGAACGGCGCGATCTTCGTGCTGGATATGGGCGAGCCGGTAAAGATACTGGACTTGGCGCACATGCTGATCCGCTACCATGGCTTAGAACCTGAAAAGGATATCCCCATCAAGATCATCGGCCTGCGGCCGGGGGAAAAGATGCACGAGGAATTGATGAATCCCTTTGAAAAGGCGCAGATGCACCGCACGGAAAAGGAGACCATCATGGTGGCGCCGCCGTATGAGATCGAGGTGCTGGCGTTTAACAGAAAACTCAACGACCTGATCGCCACTGCGCAGACGGAACCGGACGCGGTATCAGAGCTGATATTTGAACTTACGGGAACGAAACAAAGCCGGATGGAGGTCTACCGGCAGACCATGGCCAATTAATGGACTGACCAGTGAGAAAAGAGGGCGAATGCGTGGAAAAGCGGATCTATCTCTCCTCGCCGACGATGCACGGCGAAGAAATGGAATATATAAAAGAAGCATTTGAAACCAATTGGATCGCCCCGTTGGGGAAAAATGTGGATGCTTTTGAAGCGGAGCTGGCTCAATATCTCGGAGGAGGGCATGCAGCGGCGCTCTCTTCGGGTACGGCAGGTCTGCATTTGGCAGTGAAGTTAACCGGTGTTACGCCGGGAGATATCGTTTTGTGCAGTGATTTTACCTTTGCAGCTTCCGTCAATCCTGTATGTTATGAAAAGGGCGTTCCGGTTTTTATCGAGTCGGAAAGAGAAACCTGGAACATGGACCCGCGGGCGCTGGAGATAGCGTTTGAAAAATACAGAGGGGAGCGTAAACCGCGTGCGGTCATCGTGGCGAATCTGTATGGAACGCCCGCTAAGCTGGATGAGATCGCACAGATCTGTGCGCATTATAAAACGCCTCTGATCGAAGATGCGGCGGAAAGCCTGTCTGCTACCTATAAAGGAAGGCAGACCGGTACTTTTGGACAATATAATGTGTTTTCTTTTAATGGCAATAAGATCATTACCTCTTCAGGAGGCGGGATGCTGGTTTCCCCGGATGAGCAGGCCATTGCCAAGGCGCGCTTTTGGGCAACGCAATCCAGAGATCCGGCGCCACATTACCAGCATTCAGAGTTGGGATATAACTATCGCATGAGCAATGTGGTAGCGGGGATTGGCCGAGGACAGCTGAAGCATTTGGAAGAGCACCGGGCAGCGAAGGAAAAAATATTTGAGCGTTATCAAAAGGGACTTAAAGACCTGCCATTGACGATGAATCCTAGCTTGAGTTGCTCGGAGCCTAACTATTGGCTCAGCTGTATTTTGTTAAATCAGGATTGTAATGTATCGCCAATTGCGTTAATGGATAGGCTGGCCGATGAAAATATTGAAGCCCGACCGATTTGGAAACCGATGCATTTGCAGCCATTGTATGCGCACAGCGATTACATCTCTATAGGAGATGAGGTGGGCAGCGATGTGTTCTCTCGAGGCCTGTGCCTCCCCAGCGACATTAAGATGACACAGGAGGAACAGGAAAAGATCATGGAGATCATAAGGGGAATGTTGCGGTGAAAACAGGGGCAGAGGGGGCTGTTAGGACGAATCGGAGCAGCTTTTAACTGAGGGTATATGAGCTTTATAGGAGCTGGCCATATAGATGAAGGACGGTCAGGGCAGTTTCCTGAATATATGCTGTATATGCTGTTGCCCAGCATGATTTGCCGTTTTCTGAGGGGGGATGAAGATGGGACATAAAAAGGGAGTTTATGAAAAGTATATTAAACGGCCGCAGGATTTTTGCGTCGCGCTTGCCGCGATCATTGTCCTGTCCCCGATTTTACTGATTACGGCATTGCTGGTACGTATTAAATTGGGTTCGCCGGTAATTTTCAAGCAAAAAAGACCTGGATTAAACGAAAAAATATTTACACTGTACAAATTCCGCACAATGCTGGATGCATTAGATAAAAATGGACAACCGCTGCCCGATGGAGAAAGACTGACCTCTTTTGGCAAAAAGCTGCGGATGACTAGCTTGGATGAATTGCCAGAGCTGTGGAATATTTTAAAAGGTGATATGAGCCTGGTAGGTCCGCGGCCCCAGCTGGTATGGGACATGGTTTTTATGAGTGAACGCCAAAGGCAGAGACACAACGTGCGCCCAGGATTGACCGGGCTGGCCCAGGTCAGTGGGCGCAATGGGATTACCTGGGAAGAAAGGTTGGAATATGATTTGGCCTATATCCAGACACTGAGTTTGGGACAAGATATAAAAATTCTTTTGCGCACAGCAGCGCAGATCCTGTCTTTCTCAGGTGAAGGCGTTAACACAGAGGGGATGGATACGGCGGAGGACTTAGGGGACTACCTATTGCGTACGTGCCAGATCGACAGGAAGGCCTATTTCGCTGGGCAGCGTGATGCATTGCAACTGATAATAGATGAACAAGAGAGCGGTTCTCACAGCGACGAGTTGATACCCAAAACCGGTGTGGATGCAGATAACGTTATACGGAAGGGTTAAGGGATAAATGAAGATCCTTTACATTAATCACTATGCAGGTTCACCTGATCTAGGTATGGAGTTTCGGCCCTATTATCTAGCGCGGGAATGGGTAAAGATGGGACATACGGTGCGGATCATAGCGGCGGATTTTTCACATTTGCGGCAAAAAAATCTCGAGCGCAAAGTAGACTTTGCACTTGAGGAGATAGACGGAATCGAATACCAGTGGGTGCATACCGGGAAGTATGAGGGCAATGGCATTCGGCGTGCATGGACGATGCTGCAATTCTGCGGCAAGCTGTATGCGTGCGCGGGCCAGCTGGCTCGCGCTTACCGGCCTGACGTGGTGATCGCTTCATCGACCTATCCGCTGGATAACTATCCGGCCAGACGAATTGCACGCAAAGCCGGGGCGCGTATGATTTTTGAAGGACACGATTTGTGGCCCTTGACGCTGACTGAACTGGGGGGAATGTCGAAGTTCCATCCTTTTGTGTGGATGATGCAGATCGCCGAACATGCGGCATATCGCAAGGCAGACGCGGTGGTTAGCCTTTTTCCTTATGCTTATCGCCACATGCAGGCGCATGGGCTAAGGAATTTAGAGGCGTTTTGCTATATCCCCAACGGAGTAGCATTGCAGGATTGGGCAAAAGTGGATGATTTGCCCCGAGAACATGATGAGGCGCTTTTACAGGCGAAAAGGGATGCATGCTTCAGCGTACTCTATGCGGGCGGACATGCATTATCCAACGCACTGGATGTGCTGATCGAAACGGCGCGGCAGATGCAGGGCGAGCCGGTGCGGTTCATCCTGATTGGCAATGGAATTGAAAAACCACGCTTGATGGAAAGCGCCAGAGGGCTCAATAATATTATATTTTTACCACCGCTCCCTAAAAAGGCGTTGATAGGCATTTTAGCGCGAGCGGATGCGTTATATGTTGGCGCCGCGCCCTGCGCACTTTACCAGTATGGTGTATCGCTTAACAAGCTATATGACTATATGATGGCGGCGCGGCCGATCCTTTATGCGGTACAGGCAGCCAATAATGAGGTGGAGATGGCAGGCGGGGGAATAACTATTGAACCCGGAGACGCCCGGGCGCTGGCAGAGGCGATCCGAACACTGCAACAGATGGAACCGTCACAACGCGATGCGATGGGAGAGCGGGCACGGACATGGGTGATGCGGGAGAGACGATATGATCTGCTGGCGGAGCGGTTTTTAACAGTGCTAGAGGATAGGACACTAGACGAGCAAAGGATTTAAGGTGGGCGCTAGTTTTGGAGCCGCAACAATGATAGATGCGCGAAAGGAGAGAAGGATACGTGCAAACGAGGTTAAGCTCGACAAATGACAGATGTCTAATTATGCTAACCAAGCAATATCCTTTTGGGGCAGGCGAATCCTTTATAGAAAACGAGATCAATTTCCTGGCAAGGGGATTCCAAATGGTCTACCTATTCCCAACCGAGGTGGCGCGCGGCGAGGAGCAGACGAGGGAAGTACCGGCTAACGTTAAAGTGGCGCCGATATTTAGCGGCAATGATGGGGGCAGCTGGCGCAGGCATATGCGATACGGCCTGAAGGCTTTGCCGCATATTGCTGATGCACAGTT
It encodes:
- a CDS encoding CpsD/CapB family tyrosine-protein kinase; this translates as MDNSYQIYFNSPELREAIKTLRVNIEFAGIDEPVRSVAVTSVEAGVGKSTIALSLAIAMAETGKTTLIIDNDFRNPQIANRLMVRGVYSLTELFSGKVDPREACVPTKVNNLFMLDLGSRRLNNPIEVLSSGRYKALLAKVKQDFDFVVIDTPPLGLFIDAAIASTQVDGVLMVISSGKSTAAEVKESLAQLEKANAHVIGCVLNNLKHKPADYYGYYYDKRGDKKRKKIRRKQ
- a CDS encoding tyrosine-protein phosphatase; translated protein: MLDLHCHIIPGVDDGARDLDEARAMLDCANALGVTHIVATPHVKRADADFEAVAAGMEKIRPYARELGITLLQGYEFNIRALEQGDFGLARRCCIEGSEVLLTEFPFDDWPANWEDIVYALQAQGLTLVIAHPERYLPLQRRGDMLQRLIDMNCLFQVNASAFKKRFGPKREILRRLRGVDKLHFIASDAHSPEDYALLEKAYYLVGKGKVTPQFLEWERLETLWR
- a CDS encoding polysaccharide biosynthesis protein, with protein sequence MERLQVRDMKKTAPQRRAATKKLLLVLGDMLLVLAALGIALVLHFDGRIPPAQLELWLAYVLTNLFAYLAMLLSMRMYNIMWQLAGSKELLKMVCFMGAGGLLTLAMNVIFAAGLSNSVLILTCMCAVALIGCMRLILRVLYKLRRQGRSEAARGANADEESRQAHPVLIVGAGEAGRYCISMFHEGSLLKGMPVACVDDDPAKWGMRLQGVPVRGKLNEIPQIVARYHIREIIIAIPSLDKARMQQIVTLCSDTRCQVRILYLAQDLDARSQRATPRLRNIDIADFLARKEVDIDVEPISDYLKDQTILVTGGGGSIGSELCRQIMRFAPKLLLIFDIYENHAYELECELRQKYGEDCRTVVLVGSVRDRKRLDEVMARYRPQVVFHAAAHKHVPLMEISPAEAVKNNVAGTKNLIESADAHGVKRFVLLSSDKAVKPANVMGATKRICEMIVQTYALRTQMKCMVVRFGNVLGSRGSVIPLFEEQIASGGPVTITDPEITRYFMTIPEAAQLVLQAGGIAENGAIFVLDMGEPVKILDLAHMLIRYHGLEPEKDIPIKIIGLRPGEKMHEELMNPFEKAQMHRTEKETIMVAPPYEIEVLAFNRKLNDLIATAQTEPDAVSELIFELTGTKQSRMEVYRQTMAN
- a CDS encoding DegT/DnrJ/EryC1/StrS family aminotransferase; this translates as MEKRIYLSSPTMHGEEMEYIKEAFETNWIAPLGKNVDAFEAELAQYLGGGHAAALSSGTAGLHLAVKLTGVTPGDIVLCSDFTFAASVNPVCYEKGVPVFIESERETWNMDPRALEIAFEKYRGERKPRAVIVANLYGTPAKLDEIAQICAHYKTPLIEDAAESLSATYKGRQTGTFGQYNVFSFNGNKIITSSGGGMLVSPDEQAIAKARFWATQSRDPAPHYQHSELGYNYRMSNVVAGIGRGQLKHLEEHRAAKEKIFERYQKGLKDLPLTMNPSLSCSEPNYWLSCILLNQDCNVSPIALMDRLADENIEARPIWKPMHLQPLYAHSDYISIGDEVGSDVFSRGLCLPSDIKMTQEEQEKIMEIIRGMLR
- a CDS encoding sugar transferase, which encodes MGHKKGVYEKYIKRPQDFCVALAAIIVLSPILLITALLVRIKLGSPVIFKQKRPGLNEKIFTLYKFRTMLDALDKNGQPLPDGERLTSFGKKLRMTSLDELPELWNILKGDMSLVGPRPQLVWDMVFMSERQRQRHNVRPGLTGLAQVSGRNGITWEERLEYDLAYIQTLSLGQDIKILLRTAAQILSFSGEGVNTEGMDTAEDLGDYLLRTCQIDRKAYFAGQRDALQLIIDEQESGSHSDELIPKTGVDADNVIRKG
- a CDS encoding glycosyltransferase family 4 protein, with the translated sequence MKILYINHYAGSPDLGMEFRPYYLAREWVKMGHTVRIIAADFSHLRQKNLERKVDFALEEIDGIEYQWVHTGKYEGNGIRRAWTMLQFCGKLYACAGQLARAYRPDVVIASSTYPLDNYPARRIARKAGARMIFEGHDLWPLTLTELGGMSKFHPFVWMMQIAEHAAYRKADAVVSLFPYAYRHMQAHGLRNLEAFCYIPNGVALQDWAKVDDLPREHDEALLQAKRDACFSVLYAGGHALSNALDVLIETARQMQGEPVRFILIGNGIEKPRLMESARGLNNIIFLPPLPKKALIGILARADALYVGAAPCALYQYGVSLNKLYDYMMAARPILYAVQAANNEVEMAGGGITIEPGDARALAEAIRTLQQMEPSQRDAMGERARTWVMRERRYDLLAERFLTVLEDRTLDEQRI